Proteins encoded in a region of the Zea mays cultivar B73 chromosome 2, Zm-B73-REFERENCE-NAM-5.0, whole genome shotgun sequence genome:
- the LOC103645969 gene encoding putative DNA ligase 4 isoform X2: MKWLLMIILKDLKLGISEKSIFEEFHPDAQDLFNVTCDLKFVCEKLNDRSQRHKRQDIEIGKAVRPQLALRVRDSSVAWKKLHGKQVVAECKFDGDRIQIHKNGEEIHFFSRSFLDHTEYAPGMSKIIKENILVDRCILDGEMLVWDTVLNRFAEFGSNQEIAKAAREGLETDRQLCYVVFDILYAGDTSVIHQSLTERHQILQKVVKQLKGHLEILIPRRGLNVPRPSDEPCWSIIAHNAEDVDKFFKETIENRDEGIVLKDLDSKWEPGDRNGKWLKLKPDYIHAGADLDVIIIGGYYGSGRQGGEVAQFLVGLAVPSDDNSYPKRFLSFCRVGTGLSDEERDALVTKLNPYFRKNEYPKKPPKFYEVTNNSKERPDVWIESPDKSVIISVTSDIRTIKSEVFAAPYCLRFPRIQRVRYDKPWHECLDVQAFVDIVHSNNGTIQRVADDNSLKNDDTKHSRTNKKVEKCVSIIPSHFMKTDVSGLKGETLIFANLIFYFVNIPSSYNLEYFHKLVVENGGSFSMNLNDSVTHCIAAEKKGIKYQAALRQGRIIHYEWILDCCKEKHLLHLHPRYILFIADFARHKFPEEIDSYADYYYWDIEIADLKQIFCNIDKVSGDSNMVIQYKKKHCIDERFCFFQGCCVYLHNAPLVNADYNVISDLALKRVKQDLTMHGGQVCSSIAPATHLVVVSVLQVYNFDNLYKSFPPAERRYLHDKRLHVVSNKWLEDSVEKQMKLSETAYSLKPDTLEELEIKRSEENVQPPEHKFEEHKEVERSHAENMPRKRSRPTSSRTARAAPRAVRRIRPRRGNQKAKIGDVESEESGPSECQDDENLDTDDTSKIEEGITNKNKGLPAPASKPAWRTGATKGNQHTKIDDSGSEESGPCETAQDDYISKMEVDNIDNDRGPPPGAQLFTLGEQEVKGVKLNTVEEKQDSPFQRTTAAEAMSSTPGEKIEQMADPLHAMLLDMLPLLGQKRTEDTSKAPLAKAEKDPPAIGSSTSNSEILLPDAGTSGVPAPEPSAAPPKKKKVSYRDVVSELLKDW, encoded by the exons GATATAGAAATTGGGAAGGCTGTCAGGCCTCAGCTAGCTTTGAGAGTTCGTGATTCTTCAGTTGCTTGGAAGAAG CTTCATGGAAAACAAGTAGTTGCTGAGTGCAAATTTGATGGTGACCGTATTCAAATCCACAAAAATGGGGAAGAGATTCATTTCTTCTCTAG GAGCTTTCTTGATCACACTGAATACGCACCTGGGATGTCAAAGATTATTAAAGAAAATATCTTGGTTGACAG ATGTATATTGGACGGAGAAATGCTTGTCTGGGACACTGTACTTAACCGTTTTGCTGAATTTGGCTCAAACCAGGAAATAG CTAAGGCTGCAAGAGAGGGATTGGAGACTGATCGACAG TTGTGTT ATGTTGTTTTTGACATCCTTTATGCTGGAGACACCAGTGTTATCCACCAAAGTTTGACGGAGCGGCATCAAATTCTGCAGAAGGTTGTGAAACAGTTAAAGGGTCATCTTGAGATTTTGATCCCAAGACGTGGTTTAAATGTCCCTCGCCCTTCAG ATGAACCATGCTGGTCGATTATTGCACATAATGCTGAAGACGTTGATAAATTCTTCAAAGAGACTATCGAGAACAG AGATGAGGGCATTGTACTGAAGGACCTTGATTCCAAATGGGAACCTGGTGATCGAAATGGAAAGTGGCTTAAACTAAAGCCTGATTATATACACGCGGGTGCCGATCTGGATGTTATTATTATAG GGGGATACTATGGATCAGGACGTCAAGGTGGAGAG GTCGCACAGTTTTTAGTTGGCCTTGCAGTCCCTTCAGATGATAATAGTTATCCCAAAAG GTTCCTTTCGTTTTGCCGAGTTGGTACTGGCCTCTCTGATGAAGAGCGTGATGCTCTTGTCACCAAACTGAACCCTTATTTCAG GAAAAATGAGTACCCCAAAAAACCACCAAAATTCTATGAAGTTACAAATAACTCAAAGGAGAGACCAGATGTTTGGATTGAAAGTCCTGATAA GTCAGTCATAATATCTGTAACAAGTGACATTCGTACAATCAAGTCTGAG GTATTTGCTGCTCCATACTGTTTGAGGTTCCCCCGTATTCAGCGAGTGAGATATGACAAGCCATGGCATGAGTGCCTTGATGTGCAGG CATTTGTGGACATTGTGCATTCAAATAATGGTACAATACAAAGGGTGGCAGATGATAATAGCCTGAAGAATGATGACACAAAACATTCAAGAACAAACAAAAAAGTAGAGAAGTGTGTCTCAATCATCCCTTCACATTTCATGAAAACTGATGTATCAGGTCTCAAGGGAGAAACCTTGATATTTGCCAACCTGATTTTCT ATTTTGTCAACATTCCATCATCATATAATCTCGAATATTTTCATAAACTGGTTGTGGAAAATGGGGGATCTTTCTCCATGAATCTCAATGACTCTGTTACACACTGCATAGCTGCGGAGAAGAAAG GTATCAAATATCAGGCAGCTTTACGACAGGGAAGAATCATTCACTATGAGTGGATATTAGACTGTTGCAAGGAAAAACATCTTCTTCATTTGCATCCTAG GTATATACTATTTATTGCTGATTTCGCTAGGCACAAATTTCCTGAAGAGATCGATTCATACGCTGACTATTACTACTGGGACATTGAAATTGCTGACCTCAAGCAG ATTTTCTGTAACATTGACAAAGTTTCTGGTGATTCAAACATGGTTATTCAGTACAAAAAGAAGCATTGCATAGATGAAAGATTCTGTTTCTTCCAGGGTTGCTGTGTCTACTTGCATAATGCGCCCTTAGT GAATGCGGACTACAATGTAATATCTGATCTTGCACTGAAGAGGGTGAAGCAGGATCTAACAATGCATGGTGGTCAAGTCTGCAGCAGTATTGCTCCAGCTACTCATTTGGTAGTAGTTTCGGTTTTACAGGTCTATAACTTTGATAACCTGTACAAGAG CTTCCCTCCCGCTGAAAGACGTTATCTACATGACAAAAGATTACATGTTGTCAGTAACAAGTGGTTGGAAGATTCAGTGGAGAAACAAATGAAGCTCTCTGAAACTGCTTACAGCCTTAAACCAGATACACTAGAAgaactagaaattaaaaggag TGAGGAAAATGTTCAGCCTCCGGAGCATAAGTTTGAGGAACACAAGGAGGTTGAAAGATCTCATGCGGAAAATATGCCAAGGAAAAGGAGTAGGCCAACCAGTTCAAGAACTGCAAGGGCTGCTCCTAGAGCAGTCCGCCGAATAAGGCCTAGAAGAGGAAACCAGAAAGCAAAAATAGGTGATGTTGAATCTGAAGAAAGTGGCCCCAGCGAATGCCAAGATGATGAAAATTTGGACACAGATGATACCTCTAAGATTGAAGAAGGTATTACCAACAAAAACAAAGGACTCCCTGCACCTGCTTCAAAACCAGCCTGGAGAACAGgggctacaaaaggaaatcagcaTACAAAAATAGATGACAGCGGATCTGAAGAAAGTGGGCCTTGTGAAACAGCGCAAGATGATTACATCTCTAAGATGGAAGTAGATAACATTGATAATGACCGTGGACCACCGCCAGGTGCTCAGCTTTTCACGTTGGGGGAGCAAGAGGTCAAAGGTGTCAAATTGAACACCGTGGAGGAGAAACAAGACAGCCCTTTCCAGAGAACAACCGCTGCTGAAGCGATGAGTAGCACGCCTGGTGAGAAGATAGAACAAATGGCTGATCCGTTGCACGCCATGCTTCTGGATATGTTGCCACTCCTGGGCCAGAAAAGGACAGAAGATACAAGCAAGGCGCCCTTGGCGAAAGCTGAGAAGGATCCACCTGCGATAGGAAGCTCCACATCCAATTCTGAGATTCTGTTGCCAGATGCTGGAACATCCGGGGTTCCAGCCCCAGAGCCAAGTGCAGCTccaccaaagaagaaaaaagtGAGTTACAGAGATGTCGTTAGTGAACTTCTGAAAGATTGGTGA